The sequence GAAGACGCACACGTAGTCGGGGCGTTCGTCGGCGAGGAGGTTGAAGTTCTGGTAGATCGCGTCGGCCGAACCGGCGAACCAACGCGGGCCGCGGCGCATCTGCGCGGGGACCGGGACGACATAGTTGCCGAGCAGCGGCGACAGGCGCCAGGTGGTCGCGATGTGGCGGTCGAGGCTGTGGCTCTTGTACTGGGTGAGCACGACGACGCGCCGCAGGTCACCGTTGATGAGGTTGGACAGGGCGAAGTCGATGAGCCGGTAGACCCCGCCGAACGGCACGGCCGGCTTGGCACGGTCAGCGGTCAGCGGGGCGAGGCGCCGGCCCTCACCGCCGGCGAGGACGATGGCGAGCACGTCGGGCTGGTCTGGCACGGCCTCACCCTAGCGAACTAGCGACCGAGCGGCGCCAGGGGTCACGCGAAGTTCGCGGCGAGGTCCTCGACGAGGCGTTCGAGCTCGGCGGGGCCGGTGACCGCGTGCTGGGTCACCCGCCGCCCGTGGTCGCGGAGGCTGCGAAGGTCTCCGAGCGCCTGGGCGCGCACGAGCGTGGCGAAGTCGTAGTCCCGGCCGGGGATGGCGGGCCCGGCGGGGGGCGCGTCGACGATCTGCAACGCCACCACGGTGGCGGGTCCGCCTTTGTGCAGCTGCCCGGTCGAGTGCAGGAAGCGCGGGCCCCACCCGACGGTCGTCGCGACGCGGCGACGGTCGCGCACGATGCCCCGCAGGCGCGCGAGCGCGGCGCCGTAGTCGGCGCGGGCCGGCAGGTAGGCCTGCAGGGCGAGGTAGTCGCCGGGCTTCAGCGTGTCGAGCAGCGCAGCGACGTCACCCCTCTCGGGCTCGGGCAGTCGCCCGCCGGCGTACTCGGCGAGCACCATCCGGGTGTTCGTCTTCGACTCGGTGACGTTCGGCTCGTCGAAGGGGTTCACGCCGAGCACCGCACCAGCGAGCGCGGTGGCGATCTCCCACTGCACGAACGCCCCGCCCAGCGCCGTTCGCTCGTCGAGGTCGAGGGTGAGCACCGGCTGGCCGGCGTCGGCGAGCGCGGTCGTGTCGGGGCCGACACCGCCGAGGCGGTAGGCGACGAACGCCCGGTCTTCCCCGTAGACCTCCGGCCCGCCGGGCGGCTCACCGACGACGGGCACGATGCCGACGCCGTTCTTGCCGGTGGACTCAGCGACGAGCTGCTCGACCCAGTCGCCGAGGGACGCGACCGGGTCGGGCAGCAGGAGGGTGAGCTTGTCCCGGCCGCGGCGGGCAAGACCGCCCATGAAGGCGGCGAGCTGCGCGGCTGGGTTGTCCTCGAGGGCCACGCCGGGTCCGCACCGTCGCGCCATCGCGCCACCCGACTCCCACACCGCGTCGATGTCCACGCCGACGAGGGCGGCCGGCAGCATCCCGAACAGCGACAGCGCCGAGTAGCGCCCGCCGATGTCGGGCCGGTTGTTCCACACCGCCCGCCACCCCTCGCCGCGCGCCTGGGCGTCGAGGTCCGAGCCGGGATCGGTGATCGCCGCGAGGTGCGCGGGCCCGGGGACCAGCGCGGCCGCGTGGGCAGCGACCGCCCGGGTCTCCTCGGTGGTCCCCGACTTGCTCGACACCACGACGAGCGTGTTCGTGAGGTCGCTGTCGTCGAGGGCGGCGGCGATCGCCTCGGGGTGCGTGGAGTCGAGGACGGTCAGCTGCGACGCGGCTGCCTCCCCCGCGAAGGTCCGGCTGAAGACCTCCGGTGCGAGGCTCGAGCCGCCCATGCCGGCGAGGACCACCCGCGCCAGCCCGTCGGCGCGCACCGCCCTGGCGAACACCGGCAGCCGCTCGCGCCACTCCGGATGGCCGCCGACGACGTCGAGCCATCCGAGGCGCTCCATGATGTCCTGCTGAACCCCCGGGCTCATCGACCACACCGCGGGGTCGCGGTGGAACAGGCGGCTGACGGCGTCGAGCTCCCCCAGCTCCCTGAGCGCCTGCCGGATGGGCTCGAGGCGCATGAGCACGGCGGTGTCGGGCGCGGCCGTCATGCCGCCGTACCGCGTGGGTGGCGGATCGCCGCCGTGTCGGGGAAGTCTGGCGTTCGCTGTAGGGGATGTGGCAGCCGGGCAGCCGACCGCCATGCGCGTGAGGTAGCCATGGCCGGAGCCTAGCGGTGGCAGGCTCGGGGGGCGATCGACGGGTTTGAAGGGAGCGAGCATGCGGGTGGCGCGCTGGCGCGACGGGACGGGAACGGAGTGGGTTGGCACGCTCGAGGAAGCGCGCCTGCAGCCCGTGGAGCGGGTCGAGGGAGCCCGGCAGGGCGACGCCGCGGTGGTTGCGCTGGCGAGCGCCGGCGCCCGACCGGGCCTTGCGGGTCCACCCGTCGACCCTGGCGGCGTCCGCCTCCTCGCGCCAGTGCGCCAGCCCCCTTCGGTCCGCGACTTCTCCGCCTTCGAGCAGCACGTCGCCACGGCACGCGCCGCCCGCGGCGAGGCCGTCCCCGCCGAGTGGTACGACCTGCCGGTCTTCTACTTCTCCAATCCCCACGCGGTGCACGGCCCCGACGAGGAGGTGCTGCGGCCGCAGACCACGAAGCTCGACTACGAGCTCGAGGTCGCCGCGGTGATCGGCCGGGACGGGCGCGACCTCGACGAGGCGGGCGCCCTCGCGGCCATCGCCGGCTACACGATCTTCAACGACCTGTCCGCCCGTGACGTCCAGGCCCGCGAGATGCGGGTCGGGCTCGGCCCCGCGAAGGGCAAGGACTTCGCGAGCGTGCTCGGGCCGGTGCTCGTCACCCCCGACGAGCTCGACGGCAGCCGCCTGCGCCCACGCGCGGCGATGATCGCCCGTGTGAACGGGGTGGAGTGGTCACGCGGGGAGCTCGCCGACCTGCACCACACGTTCGCCGACATGATCGTGCACGCCTCCCGCGACGCGGTCGTCCGCGCCGGCGACGTGATCGGGTCGGGCACGGTCGGGACCGGGTGCATCCTCGAGCTCGCCGCCGCGCACGGCGCGGAGCGCTACCCCTGGTTGGCCCCCGGTGACGTCGTCGAGCTCGAGGTCGCCGGCATCGGGGTGCTGCGCACGCCGATAGCCGGCTAGTGGGGCTCCGGCCCGGGTCGGGGCGGGCGCCCGCGGGTCGGCGCTCGTCTACCCTTGGGTCGTCGAGGGAGGCTGCGAGATGCCGTACTACCGTCGCGTGGGTGAGGTTCCCCGCAAGCGCCACACGCAGTTTCGGCGGCCCGACGGGGGGCTGTACGCCGAGGAGCTCGTCGGGGCGGAGGGCTTCTCCTCCGACGCGGCGCTGCTCTACCATCAGCGGATCCCCACGGCCATCGTGGCGGCGGAGGCGCTGTCCGCCGAGCCGGACCGGCTCACGCCGAACCATCCTCTGAAGCCCCGCCACCTGCGCACCCACGCGTTGAAGACGGGCGGCGACGCCGTGGGCGGGCGCCAGCTGCTGCTCGCGAACGACGACGTGCGGATCTCCTACGCCGCGGTCGACACCGCGAGCCCGCTGTACCGCAACGCCGTCGGGGACGAGCTCGTCTACGTCGAGTCGGGCACGCTCACCCTCGAGAGCGTCTACGGGTCCCTGCCCGCCGGGGCCGGCGACTACGTCATCGTCCCCGCATCGGTCACGCACCGCTGGGTGCCCAACGCCGCCGGCGGCGCCCCGGCGCGCCTGCTCGTCGTCGAGGCCACCGGCCACGTCACGACGCCCGACCGCTACCTCTCCAAGCGCGGGCAGTTCCTCGAGCACGCGCCCTACCACGAGCGCGACCTGCGCGCCCCCGGGGAGCCGCTGATCGTCGAGGACGGAGAGACCGACGTCGTCGTGCGCCACCGTGTCGGCCTGACCCGGTTCACGTACGCCGCGCACCCCTTCGACGTCGTCGGCTGGGACGGATGCCTGTACCCCTATGCGTTCAACATCGCCGACTTCGAGCCGATCACCGGCCGGATCCACCAGCCCCCGCCGGTGCACCAGACCTTCGCGGGGCCCCGGTTCGTCGTGTGCAGCTTCGTGCCGCGCATGTTCGACTACCACCCGCAGGCCGTCCCCGCGCCGTACAACCACGCGAACGTCGACTCCGACGAGGTCCTGTTCTACGTCGGGGGCAACTTCATGAGCCGGGTGGGCGCGGGCATCGAGCTCGGGTCCGCCACCCTGCACCCGGCCGGGCTCACCCACGGACCGCAGCCGGGCAGCGTGGAGGCCTCGATCGGCAAGGAGGCCACGGACGAGACCGCCGTCATGATCGACACGTTCCGCCCCCTCCACCTCGGCCCGGCGGCGCGCTCCTGCGAGGACGAGGGCTACGCCTGGTCCTGGGCGCGCGGCCTCGCGGCCGGCGAAGCCGCCCCGCCCGAGTCGATCGCCTGACCCGAGCCCGCCCGGGGGGCGAAGGTGCCAAGGCGCAGGCGCAGCGCCGCTGTCAGGGTGGGGGAGCGGCGGACCCGGAGCCAGCGCACAAGGTGGTCGTTCGGGAAGAACTCCTGCCAGTCGCGGCCGCGCGGGTCGCGGCCGAGCACGGGCTCGAGCGCGTCGAGGGACGGCTCCAGCGGCCCGAGCAGCGAGCCGTCGAGGCGCAGCTCGAGGTCGACCCACACGGGGTCGGCCATGGGGGGCCGTCCGGCCCAGGCGCCGTCGAGGCGCTCCCGCCACGCGCGCTTGTCCTCGCGCCGCCCCGGCTGCGGCAAACGGTACCCGGTGGCGTCGAGCAGGACGGGCCCCGGCGCTCGGCGCCGCCGCAGCGTCGCGACGCCGAGCGGCTCGATCACCACGCCGGGGAAGGTCCCGTCCCGGCGGGTGGCAAGGACGGCGTCGAGGCCCGCGAACCCCTTGCGGCAGACGCCGGCGTCGCGCAGGCCGGCGAGCGTCTCCTCGGCGAGGGTGTCGAGGTCGACCCACCGTGCCGGCGGGAGGGTGAACGCCAGGGCGATGCCGTCCGCCGGCGGAGCACCCGCGGCTGCCGTGCTGACGCGCTCGCGCCACGCCGGCCCGGAGCCGCCCCGGCCACGGCCGGTGGGGCGCCCGGCGACGTGGATGGCGGTGCTCACACCGGCGTCTCCGTCGCGGCCGCGCGGTCGGGGGGACGAACGCCGCGGCGAACCACGCCTCAGTCGGTGCGGTCGGTGCCCTCGGCCGCCGCGTCGAGGACGGCGATGAGCATGGGGTCGACGACGAGCTCTCCGTCGTCTCGGCCCGGCTCCCGCCGCAGGCGCCAGCCCACCGCGGTGGCGATGTACACCCGCAGCAGCCCGTCGCCGTCCCGGCCGATGACGACCGTGCGCGTGGCGTGCGCGACACGCAGCGGGAGCGATCTCGCGGAGGTGTAGACGGTCATCACCCGACTCTTCGACACGCAGCGGTCTCCGATTGAGTAACGAGCGGGACGCCTTGACGGTTCGGGTCGCTTCGGCTCAGCGGCCGAGGAGGACCCAGGCGATCCAGCACCCGATCATCATGACGCCGACGCCGAGCTCGACGAGCGCGCCGAGGCCGAACCCGATGACGACGCCCACGGTGACCTGCCAGGCGGCGCGCGGGTCGCGGAGGCGGGCGGTCTCGGCCAGCCACACACCACCGACCGCCCCGACGGGCAGGCCGAGGACGGGTATGACGACGAAGCCGACGACCGCACCGACCAGGCCCGCCAGCAGGCTCGTGGTGGGCGCACCACGGCGTGTGCCGCCCCGGTGGGGCAGCACGAGCTTCGCGACCGTGCCGACCAGGGCGAGCACGCTCATGGCGGCGAACGCGACCCTACCCACGGTGCCGAACCCCGCGATCAACCCGTACACGAGCCCGGCCGCCCACACCAACGCGAGACCGGGCCACACGGGGACGACCGTGCCGGCCAGTCCGGTGAGCATGACAAGGCCGACGAGGACGACACCGAGGAGGCTCACCACCGCCCCCGGCCCCAGGTGGTCATGCCGCGCAGGATGCCAGACCGCCGGTGCGCCCGCGCGCCGCAGCATCGACGTCGCCGAGCCGGCGCCATCGTTCGGCGGCGACTGCGCCACGGCCCTGCGCGAACTCGCCGGCACCTACGATCGACGGATCATCGAGATCGTCGAGCAGGGCCGCGCCGGCGTCGACACGCTCGTCGAGCCGGGCCGCGGCTGCCCGACCCCATAGGAGGAGCAGCATGTTCCTGCGCATCGTGCAGGCCCGATGCACCGACGAGCAGGCGGTGCGCCGGCTGTGGAAGGAATGGGCCGACGCCGCCGCGACGATCTCCGGATGGCTGGGCTCCACCGGTGGGGTCACCCGCGAGGGGACCTTGTTCCTGCTGTCGCGCTACGACTCCGCGCAGGCCGCCCGCGCACACGCCGACAGCGCGCAACACGCCGCGTGGCTCGAGGCGGCGGGCGCCGGCCTCGACGGGGCCCCGACCGTCCGGGAGACCGCCGACGTGCACGCCGTCGGCGACCCCGAACCGGCCGAGGCCGGCTTCCTCCAGATCATGGAGGCCCGGGTGGCCGACCGCCGACGGTGGGAGGAGATCGAGGAGGGTCTGGCCGACGCGTTCACCGCACACCGGCCGGACTTCGTCGGGGGCTACCGGGCATGGGTCTCCGCCGATCGGGTCTGCGCGGTGGACTACTTCACGTCCGAAGCCGAAGCCCGCGCAGGCGAGGCCAAGCCCCCGCCGCCGGATCTTCAGGCGGGGTTCGAGCAGTGGATCGCCATGCTCGACGAGATCGTCTGGCACAACATCGCCGACCCCTGGATCGCCACCGTCCCGTGACCCCGGGCGCCGGCCTCGGCCTGTTGTGCCCGGACCGGCCAGACGTGCGCGGTGCGGTGCCAG comes from Egibacteraceae bacterium and encodes:
- a CDS encoding cupin domain-containing protein; its protein translation is MPYYRRVGEVPRKRHTQFRRPDGGLYAEELVGAEGFSSDAALLYHQRIPTAIVAAEALSAEPDRLTPNHPLKPRHLRTHALKTGGDAVGGRQLLLANDDVRISYAAVDTASPLYRNAVGDELVYVESGTLTLESVYGSLPAGAGDYVIVPASVTHRWVPNAAGGAPARLLVVEATGHVTTPDRYLSKRGQFLEHAPYHERDLRAPGEPLIVEDGETDVVVRHRVGLTRFTYAAHPFDVVGWDGCLYPYAFNIADFEPITGRIHQPPPVHQTFAGPRFVVCSFVPRMFDYHPQAVPAPYNHANVDSDEVLFYVGGNFMSRVGAGIELGSATLHPAGLTHGPQPGSVEASIGKEATDETAVMIDTFRPLHLGPAARSCEDEGYAWSWARGLAAGEAAPPESIA
- a CDS encoding fumarylacetoacetate hydrolase family protein yields the protein MRVARWRDGTGTEWVGTLEEARLQPVERVEGARQGDAAVVALASAGARPGLAGPPVDPGGVRLLAPVRQPPSVRDFSAFEQHVATARAARGEAVPAEWYDLPVFYFSNPHAVHGPDEEVLRPQTTKLDYELEVAAVIGRDGRDLDEAGALAAIAGYTIFNDLSARDVQAREMRVGLGPAKGKDFASVLGPVLVTPDELDGSRLRPRAAMIARVNGVEWSRGELADLHHTFADMIVHASRDAVVRAGDVIGSGTVGTGCILELAAAHGAERYPWLAPGDVVELEVAGIGVLRTPIAG
- a CDS encoding DUF456 domain-containing protein: MSLLGVVLVGLVMLTGLAGTVVPVWPGLALVWAAGLVYGLIAGFGTVGRVAFAAMSVLALVGTVAKLVLPHRGGTRRGAPTTSLLAGLVGAVVGFVVIPVLGLPVGAVGGVWLAETARLRDPRAAWQVTVGVVIGFGLGALVELGVGVMMIGCWIAWVLLGR